The Calliphora vicina chromosome 3, idCalVici1.1, whole genome shotgun sequence genome contains a region encoding:
- the LOC135955215 gene encoding carboxypeptidase B1 — MFIKIALSVLLCSIALAAADTYEGYKIYDINAKNAFEKEVLYQLSSNTEYDFFALPKTLGEAARVMVQPEDQVEFENTLNKFTIDFTVVDENVGQTADLERAQNSFLRTVLDTSSRVSFASFQRYDDILRYLDELAQSYPSRVTVKTIGKTYEQRDLKAITISNGDGKSNKKVILLDAGIHAREWIAPAGALYVIHQLVENFSANSNLLKDYDWVIVPVANPDGYEYTHTNSRMWRKTRKPASTNCYGTDGNRNFDFHWGEVGASSLSCSDTFKGPTAFSESETKVLRDLMRSLTGRAKMYLTLHSYGNYLLYPWGYTSALPDTWKDIDEVAQAGAAAIKSATGTKYTVGSSTNVLYAAAGGSDDYAFAVAKIPVAITMELPAGGSGFDPKPAQIEPFVSETWIGIKAMAEKIISKY, encoded by the exons atGTTCATTAAAATTGCCTTAAGCGTGCTGTTGTGCAGCATTGCTTTGGCCGCTGCCGATACCTATGAGGG ttacaAGATCTACGATATCAATGCCAAGAATGCTTTCGAAAAGGAAGTACTCTATCAATTGTCTAGCAATACTGAATATGATTTCTTTGCCTTGCCAAAGACTTTGGGTGAAGCAGCCCGTGTCATGGTACAACCAGAAGATcaagttgaatttgaaaatactttaaacAAATTCACCATTGACTTTACTGTGGTTGATGAAAATGTTGGCCAAACTGCCGATTTGGAACGTGCCCAAAATAGTTTCTTGCGCACCGTTTTGGATACTTCCTCACGCGTTAGTTTCGCCAGTTTCCAACGTTATGATGACATTCTTAGATACTTGGATGAATTGGCTCAAAGCTATCCCAGCCGTGTTACCGTCAAGACTATTGGCAAAACCTATGAACAACGTGATTTGAAAGCCATAACCATTAGCAATGGTGACGGCAAGAGCAACAAAAAGGTTATTCTCCTCGATGCTGGTATTCATGCTCGTGAATGGATTGCTCCTGCTGGTGCCTTGTATGTTATTCATCAATTGGTTGAGAACTTCTCGGCCAACAGCAATTTGTTAAAGGATTACGATTGGGTTATTGTACCTGTAGCCAATCCTGATGGTTATGAATATACTCACACCAACTCTCGTATGTGGCGTAAGACCCGCAAGCCAGCCAGCACTAATTGTTATGGTACTGATGGCAACCGCAACTTTGATTTCCATTGGGGTGAGGTTGGTGCCTCCAGTCTTTCCTGCTCGGATACTTTCAAGGGTCCAACTGCTTTCTCTGAGTCCGAAACTAAAGTTCTACGTGATTTGATGCGTTCTTTGACCGGTCGTGCTAAGATGTACTTGACTTTGCACTCTTATGGCAACTACTTGTTGTATCCTTGGGGTTATACTTC AGCTCTTCCCGACACCTGGAAGGATATTGATGAGGTTGCCCAAGCTGGTGCTGCTGCTATTAAATCAGCCACTGGCACCAAATACACTGTTGGTTCTTCCACCAATGTTTTGTATGCTGCTGCTGGAGGTAGTGATGACTATGCCTTTGCTGTTGCCAAAATTCCAGTGGCCATTACCATGGAATTACCTGCTGGCGGCAGTGGTTTTGATCCTAAACCAGCACAAATTGAACCTTTCGTTTCGGAAACTTGGATTGGCATTAAGGCTATGGCTgagaaaattatttccaaatattaa
- the LOC135954409 gene encoding carboxypeptidase B1, translated as MHYFRISVVVVLLANILFVSITAKSYEGYKLYQLTPKGEEDINILQNLSKQVERFDFLNSETVIVEPNSLKEFENALEKYQLEYKLLDEDVGKTLTRNFEVNRLMKTLKPYKGQERLSTERYYSHGEINAYLEYLAQTYPQRVILKTMGYSFEGRALKAITITNGQGSYDKNVILVDGGFHAREWISPASAIYAIEQLVENFEANKELLADYNWVILPVVNADGYEYTQVSADTRMWRKTRKPLFHEGGICYGTDPNRNFDFHWNEEGASSDPCSNTFAGPKAFSEPEAMVVRDLIHTNSVKGQMYLTLHSQGKLLLYPWGWTDALPDTWEDLHEVAAAGADAIYQATGTNYTVGSSTTVLYVAAGASDDYAFNAGFPIAFTMELPGAGSTGFDPPVEMIDELVKETWVGIKAMGLKVIEKYPVV; from the exons ATgcattattttcgaatatcggTGGTGGTGGTTTTGctagcaaatattttatttgtgtcAATAACTGCTAAAAGTTATGAGGG TTACAAATTGTATCAGTTAACACCAAAAGGAGAAGAGgatataaacattttacaaaacttatctaaacaagTAGAACGTTTTGATTTTCTAAACTCTGAAACTGTTATTGTGGAACCCAACAGCTTGAAGGAGTTTGAAAATGCGTTAGAAAAATATCAACTAGAATATAAACTTTTAGACGAAGATGTGGGCAAAACATTAACACGTAATTTCGAAGTGAATCGTTTAATGAAAACCTTAAAACCGTACAAAGGTCAAGAACGCTTAAGCACCGAACGTTATTACAGCCATGGCGAAATCAATGCTTACCTTGAGTACTTAGCCCAAACGTATCCACAACGTGTTATACTCAAGACCATGGGCTATTCCTTTGAAGGTCGTGCTTTGAAAGCCATAACCATAACCAATGGTCAAGGAAGCTatgataaaaatgttattttagtcGATGGCGGTTTTCATGCTCGTGAATGGATCTCACCAGCCTCGGCAATTTATGCTATTGAACAATTGGTGGAGAATTTCGAAGCAAATAAAGAACTTTTGGCGGATTATAATTGGGTCATATTGCCCGTGGTAAATGCTGATGGTTATGAGTATACACAAGTGTCGGCCGACACTCGTATGTGGCGTAAAACTCGTAAGCCTCTGTTCCATGAGGGTGGCATTTGTTATGGTACCGATCCTAATCGTaattttgattttcattggAATGAGGAGGGTGCCTCTTCGGATCCCTGTTCAAATACATTTGCCGGACCCAAAGCCTTCTCCGAGCCTGAGGCCATGGTTGTGAGAGATTTAATACATACGAATAGTGTAAAAGGTCAAATGTATTTGACTTTGCATTCGCAGGGTAAATTGCTGCTATATCCTTGGGGTTGGACTGA tGCTTTACCCGATACCTGGGAAGATTTACACGAAGTAGCTGCCGCCGGAGCCGATGCCATATATCAGGCAACCGGTACCAATTATACCGTGGGTTCTTCGACAACTGTTCTATATGTGGCAGCTGGTGCCAGTGATGATTATGCTTTCAATGCCGGATTTCCCATAGCATTTACCATGGAACTGCCGGGTGCTGGTTCAACCGGTTTCGATCCACCTGTTGAAATGATTGATGAATTGGTTAAGGAAACATGGGTGGGCATTAAAGCTATGGGTCTTAAAGTCATTGAAAAATATCCAGTTGTTTAA